One genomic segment of Salinibacter grassmerensis includes these proteins:
- a CDS encoding DNA gyrase/topoisomerase IV subunit B → MPKTYTGEDIDVLEGLEPVRKRPGMYIGGTGRPGLHHILWEVVDNAVDEATNGYASRIEVVLHEDGESISVSDNGRGIPVDDHPEKGVPTVQLILTTLHSGGKFDASNYITSGGLHGVGVSVVNALSEELVATVKRDGKEYKQRFRQGTPVTGLDLSKDSARGTGTDIYFRPDPDIFESVEFDPSWIREHLEVKTYLNRDLKIIFRDETSGERHELHHEGGIQEYLDYLVEDLQVSPIHDDVFMMEAEDLDEDGRLEIALQWTDAPKEQLHTFVNGIPTEDGGTHEQGLKSGIRSVIRSFMDTHDLVPHRLEIKGDDTREGLVAIVNLFHVDPQFQGQTKDKLNNPSVRSQVSGALRTELEQYLNDHSSTGEAIASRVVQAAKARRARRSASGGGSGRSSSKSRLQLPGKLADCSSSTPSECELFIVEGDSAGGSAKQARDRETQAVLPLRGKVLNAEQATLDRVQNNKELSNIVQALGCGIGDALDLSDLRYRKVILLMDADSDGHHIATLLLTFFYRYMRPLIEGGFVHIAQPPLYRIEAGKETHWALDDPDKEQILDEIRSDGRNPNVDIQRFKGLGEMMPDTLNETTLSPEGRRLLEVSIPDTERMVTEQTITELMGRDSSARFKFIMQHAAEADELDV, encoded by the coding sequence ATGCCCAAGACGTACACCGGCGAAGACATTGATGTCCTCGAAGGCCTCGAACCGGTCCGCAAGCGGCCGGGCATGTACATCGGGGGGACGGGGCGGCCCGGCCTGCACCACATCCTCTGGGAGGTAGTGGACAACGCCGTCGACGAAGCCACGAACGGCTACGCCTCCCGGATCGAAGTCGTCCTGCACGAGGACGGGGAGAGCATCTCCGTGTCCGACAACGGACGTGGGATTCCGGTGGACGATCATCCCGAGAAGGGCGTGCCCACCGTCCAGTTGATTCTCACGACGCTCCACTCCGGCGGCAAGTTTGACGCGAGCAATTACATCACGTCCGGCGGCCTCCACGGGGTGGGCGTGTCGGTCGTGAACGCCCTCTCGGAAGAGCTCGTGGCGACCGTCAAGCGCGATGGGAAAGAGTACAAGCAGCGCTTCCGGCAGGGCACGCCGGTGACGGGCCTGGACCTCTCGAAGGACAGTGCGCGCGGGACCGGGACGGACATCTACTTCCGGCCCGACCCGGATATCTTCGAGTCCGTCGAGTTTGACCCCTCCTGGATCCGGGAGCACCTGGAGGTAAAGACGTACCTAAACCGGGACCTAAAAATTATCTTCCGGGACGAGACGAGCGGCGAGCGGCACGAGCTGCACCACGAGGGGGGTATCCAGGAATACCTGGACTACCTGGTTGAAGACCTCCAGGTGAGCCCGATCCACGACGACGTCTTCATGATGGAGGCCGAGGACCTGGACGAGGACGGACGCCTGGAAATCGCGCTCCAGTGGACCGACGCGCCGAAGGAGCAGCTCCACACGTTCGTCAACGGCATTCCGACGGAGGACGGCGGGACCCACGAGCAGGGGCTCAAGAGCGGCATCCGGTCCGTGATCCGGTCGTTCATGGACACGCACGACCTCGTGCCGCACCGACTGGAGATTAAGGGCGACGACACCCGCGAGGGGCTCGTGGCAATCGTAAATCTGTTCCACGTGGACCCGCAGTTTCAGGGACAGACGAAGGACAAGCTCAACAACCCGTCGGTTCGGTCGCAGGTCTCGGGGGCACTTCGCACCGAGCTGGAGCAGTACCTGAACGACCACTCGTCGACGGGGGAGGCCATTGCGTCCCGGGTTGTGCAGGCGGCGAAGGCCCGCCGGGCCCGTCGCTCCGCATCCGGGGGCGGCAGTGGGCGTTCGAGCTCGAAGTCGCGCCTACAGCTGCCCGGCAAGCTGGCCGACTGTTCGTCGAGCACCCCGAGCGAGTGCGAGCTCTTCATTGTGGAGGGCGACTCGGCCGGGGGGTCGGCCAAGCAGGCCCGCGACCGAGAGACGCAGGCGGTTCTGCCCCTTCGTGGAAAGGTGCTGAATGCCGAGCAGGCCACCCTCGATCGGGTGCAGAACAACAAGGAATTGTCCAACATCGTGCAGGCGCTGGGCTGCGGCATCGGCGACGCGCTGGACCTCTCCGACCTCCGCTACCGAAAGGTTATTCTCCTGATGGACGCGGACTCGGACGGCCACCACATCGCGACCCTCCTGCTCACGTTCTTCTACCGGTACATGCGGCCCCTCATCGAAGGCGGATTCGTGCACATCGCCCAGCCGCCGCTCTACCGCATCGAGGCGGGCAAGGAAACCCACTGGGCGCTCGACGATCCCGATAAGGAGCAGATTCTGGACGAGATCCGGAGCGACGGGCGCAACCCCAACGTTGATATTCAGCGCTTCAAGGGACTGGGGGAGATGATGCCCGACACGCTGAACGAAACGACCCTCTCGCCCGAGGGGCGCCGCCTGCTCGAGGTAAGCATTCCCGATACCGAACGCATGGTGACGGAGCAGACGATCACTGAACTGATGGGGCGCGACAGTTCGGCCCGCTTCAAGTTCATCATGCAGCACGCCGCCGAGGCGGACGAGTTGGACGTGTAA
- a CDS encoding DNA gyrase/topoisomerase IV subunit A: protein MPVTETIPLHETARERYLNYALSVITSRALPDIRDGLKPVQRRILFAMFDSLNLYPSKRHRKSATVVGETMGKYHPHGDKAIYDAMVRMAQSFSLRAPLVDGHGNFGSLDGDSAAAMRYTEAKLQPLAMEMLEGLRDETVDYRDNFDGSLEEPVVLPARVPNLLVNGASGIAVGMATNIPPHNLGEVVDAALHMIEEPEVETSTLVRDHIQGPDFPTGGRLLNTQDELTEIYETGSGTIEMRGAYRTKGKTRAILESVPYGVDKSKIVEEIADHIAEENVPQLSNVRDESTDDVRIVLELKRGSDTEAAMAYLFKHTKLQKRFHVNLTCLVPTESTDVKAPKQVDLRAILRYFLDFRLDVVTRRLQNELEELEARIHILEGFETIFDALDEAIEMIRASKNKADAAQRLMHRFQLGEEQTDAILETQLYKLSQMEMEAIRDELGEKRARAEEIRRLLDDEDARWDMVREELQDIRDQYTDERRSTLVGPKADMEYTEEDYIVDEDVHVIVTRDGWVKRQGTYSDLDAIRTRDGDEVGWALAGSTRATVGFFTNYGTCYTTRITETPSTTGYGDPVQKLFSFDDGEHVVGVVSFDERALPDPVPSEPSEQGELFDPDDPDAPDQPYVVALSKSGQATRFTLDGYLEPSISTGRKYMRLEDEDEVARVHLARGDENICLASHDGRALVFPVHQVSVYKGPAKGVRAIRLEDNDRVLDFTLSRRARQGLAVETNNGREEIVRTTKFDATNRGAKGTLVIKRGYFAEVFPEPVEVSLNETT, encoded by the coding sequence ATGCCTGTTACTGAGACGATTCCGCTTCACGAGACCGCCCGCGAGCGGTACCTCAATTACGCCCTGTCCGTCATCACCAGCCGGGCCCTGCCGGACATCCGTGACGGCCTGAAGCCGGTGCAGCGTCGCATCCTCTTTGCGATGTTCGATAGCCTGAACCTGTACCCGTCCAAGCGGCACCGCAAAAGCGCGACGGTCGTGGGGGAGACAATGGGAAAGTACCACCCCCACGGCGACAAGGCCATCTACGACGCCATGGTGCGCATGGCCCAGTCGTTCTCGTTGCGGGCGCCCCTCGTCGACGGACACGGCAACTTCGGGTCGCTTGACGGCGACAGTGCGGCGGCGATGCGGTACACGGAGGCCAAGCTCCAACCCTTGGCCATGGAGATGCTGGAGGGCCTCCGCGACGAGACGGTCGACTACCGCGACAACTTTGACGGCTCGCTGGAGGAGCCGGTCGTGCTTCCCGCCCGCGTCCCCAATCTCCTGGTGAACGGGGCAAGTGGCATCGCGGTCGGAATGGCGACGAACATCCCACCGCACAATCTCGGAGAGGTGGTCGACGCGGCCCTCCACATGATCGAGGAGCCCGAGGTGGAGACCTCGACCCTCGTCCGCGATCACATTCAGGGCCCGGATTTTCCGACGGGGGGGCGCCTTCTGAATACACAAGACGAACTTACGGAGATCTACGAGACGGGCTCCGGGACGATCGAGATGCGTGGGGCCTACCGGACGAAGGGAAAGACCCGCGCCATCCTCGAGTCGGTGCCCTACGGCGTGGACAAGAGCAAGATCGTCGAAGAGATTGCCGACCACATCGCCGAGGAGAACGTCCCGCAGCTGTCGAACGTGCGCGACGAGTCGACCGACGACGTGCGCATCGTCCTAGAGCTGAAGCGGGGCTCCGATACGGAGGCGGCGATGGCCTACCTCTTCAAGCACACGAAGCTCCAGAAGCGATTCCACGTCAACCTCACCTGCCTCGTGCCGACTGAGAGCACGGACGTCAAGGCCCCGAAGCAGGTGGATCTCCGTGCCATCCTGCGGTACTTTCTCGACTTCCGACTGGACGTCGTGACCCGGCGTCTGCAGAACGAGCTGGAGGAACTGGAGGCTCGGATCCACATCCTGGAGGGCTTCGAGACGATCTTTGACGCCCTCGACGAGGCCATCGAGATGATTCGGGCCTCAAAGAACAAGGCCGACGCCGCCCAGCGGCTCATGCACCGGTTTCAGCTCGGCGAGGAGCAGACCGATGCGATTCTGGAGACGCAGCTCTATAAGCTCTCACAGATGGAGATGGAGGCGATCCGGGACGAACTGGGGGAGAAGCGAGCCCGGGCGGAGGAAATCCGTCGCCTGCTCGACGACGAGGACGCGCGCTGGGACATGGTCAGAGAGGAGCTTCAGGACATCCGCGACCAGTATACGGACGAGCGCCGCAGTACCCTCGTCGGGCCGAAGGCGGACATGGAGTACACCGAGGAGGATTACATCGTCGACGAGGATGTCCACGTCATTGTCACGCGGGACGGCTGGGTGAAACGGCAGGGGACCTACTCGGACCTCGACGCCATCCGGACCCGGGACGGGGACGAGGTGGGATGGGCCCTGGCGGGGTCGACCCGCGCCACTGTCGGCTTCTTTACGAACTACGGCACGTGCTACACCACCCGCATCACGGAAACTCCCAGCACGACCGGGTACGGCGATCCGGTACAGAAGCTGTTCTCGTTCGACGATGGGGAGCACGTGGTGGGCGTGGTCAGCTTCGACGAGCGGGCGCTGCCGGATCCGGTTCCGTCCGAGCCGAGCGAGCAAGGGGAGCTCTTCGACCCGGACGATCCCGACGCGCCGGACCAGCCCTACGTCGTGGCCCTCAGCAAGAGCGGGCAGGCGACCCGCTTTACGCTGGACGGCTACCTCGAGCCCTCGATCAGCACGGGCCGCAAGTACATGCGATTGGAGGACGAAGACGAGGTGGCGCGCGTTCACCTCGCCCGGGGCGACGAAAACATCTGCCTCGCCTCTCATGATGGGCGCGCGCTGGTCTTTCCCGTCCATCAGGTATCGGTGTACAAGGGACCTGCTAAAGGCGTGCGCGCCATCCGGCTTGAGGACAACGATCGCGTGCTTGACTTCACCCTTAGTCGGCGCGCCCGACAGGGCCTTGCCGTGGAGACGAACAACGGGCGGGAAGAGATCGTGCGCACGACGAAGTTCGACGCTACGAATCGGGGCGCGAAGGGCACGCTCGTGATCAAGCGAGGCTACTTCGCAGAGGTCTTCCCGGAGCCCGTCGAAGTGTCCCTGAACGAGACCACGTAG
- a CDS encoding ATP-binding protein, translated as MTRRELEQLVDLGEGISVEFKRRAPRPERIAKEVVALANTNGGRIVLGVNDDGTIMGLEHTSEQEFLLRQAVNAHSRPVVEYETERIVVEPRCDVLVVTIPESSTKPHVVVPDEEAPEENGRTYVRVDASSIEASPETIQELREQEDQVGVTFEFGETESLLMRYLDDYGRISVSQLAQLADISPERASQTLLRLTEADLLHLHPDQDGDYFTLNY; from the coding sequence ATGACGCGTCGAGAACTGGAACAGCTCGTCGACTTGGGGGAGGGAATCAGCGTGGAGTTTAAGCGCCGGGCCCCCCGGCCCGAGCGCATCGCGAAGGAAGTGGTGGCGCTGGCAAACACCAACGGTGGACGCATTGTGCTCGGCGTCAACGACGACGGAACCATCATGGGGCTGGAGCACACGTCCGAACAGGAGTTTCTCCTCCGTCAGGCCGTGAACGCCCACTCCCGACCCGTTGTGGAGTACGAGACGGAGCGGATTGTGGTGGAGCCCCGGTGCGACGTGCTCGTCGTGACGATCCCCGAAAGCAGCACCAAGCCCCACGTCGTGGTGCCCGACGAGGAGGCCCCTGAGGAGAACGGACGAACGTATGTGCGGGTCGATGCCAGCAGCATTGAGGCAAGCCCCGAGACCATTCAGGAGCTCCGTGAGCAGGAAGACCAGGTGGGGGTGACGTTCGAGTTTGGGGAGACGGAGTCCCTGCTCATGCGTTACCTGGATGACTACGGCCGCATCTCTGTGTCGCAGTTGGCTCAGCTAGCCGACATTTCACCGGAGCGAGCGTCCCAGACGCTGCTCCGTCTCACGGAGGCCGATCTTCTGCATCTCCATCCCGACCAGGACGGCGATTACTTTACGCTGAACTACTGA
- a CDS encoding NAD(P)H-dependent glycerol-3-phosphate dehydrogenase has translation MSTSITLFGAGSWGTALAVHLAAAGRNVTLWARRDEAVERMRATHHNPTYLSDIEIPSSVHVTSDLEAAAGASSLWAVAVPSQNLRSVAARIAPLTRPGTTVVSLAKGIENDTLQTMSQVLADELTGMEAQQIGVLYGPSHAEEVAENQPTTLVAAAPTEPRAEWVQNAFMTDRLRVYVNTDVVGVEIGGSAKNVLAIAAGMGDGVGYGDNAKAALVTRGLAEMRRLGIAMGAKPQTFAGLAGIGDLLVTCMSQHSRNRHLGEQIGRGKTLEEIESGMDMVAEGVRTTQSIQDLARHYDIEMPITEAVHRVLFEDQRPEDMVDELMTRSAKREHWLPQSLQNVS, from the coding sequence ATGTCGACGTCGATTACGCTCTTCGGAGCCGGAAGCTGGGGAACGGCCCTCGCTGTTCACCTCGCCGCTGCGGGGCGCAACGTGACCCTCTGGGCCCGCCGCGACGAAGCGGTCGAGCGGATGCGGGCAACGCACCACAACCCGACGTACCTCTCTGATATTGAGATCCCATCGTCCGTGCACGTGACGTCGGACCTTGAGGCCGCCGCGGGGGCCTCGTCCCTGTGGGCCGTGGCGGTGCCCTCGCAGAACCTGCGCAGCGTGGCGGCCCGCATCGCGCCGCTCACTCGCCCGGGGACGACCGTGGTGTCGTTGGCGAAAGGAATCGAAAACGACACCCTGCAGACGATGTCGCAGGTTCTGGCCGATGAACTGACGGGGATGGAGGCCCAACAGATTGGGGTGCTCTACGGGCCCAGTCACGCGGAGGAGGTGGCCGAAAACCAACCGACCACATTGGTTGCGGCCGCCCCCACCGAACCGCGGGCCGAGTGGGTCCAGAACGCCTTTATGACCGACCGTCTTCGGGTATACGTGAACACCGACGTGGTGGGCGTAGAGATTGGGGGCTCTGCGAAGAATGTCCTCGCGATTGCGGCGGGGATGGGGGATGGGGTCGGATACGGGGACAACGCCAAGGCGGCCCTCGTCACTCGTGGCCTCGCCGAGATGCGGCGCCTCGGGATTGCGATGGGGGCCAAGCCCCAAACGTTCGCTGGGTTGGCGGGCATCGGGGATCTGCTCGTGACCTGCATGAGCCAGCACAGCCGCAATCGCCACCTCGGCGAGCAAATTGGAAGAGGAAAGACGCTTGAAGAGATCGAGTCGGGAATGGACATGGTGGCGGAGGGCGTCCGGACGACCCAGTCGATTCAAGATCTCGCGCGCCATTACGACATCGAGATGCCCATCACCGAGGCGGTCCACCGTGTTCTGTTCGAGGATCAGCGGCCCGAAGACATGGTGGACGAGCTCATGACGCGATCGGCCAAGCGAGAGCATTGGCTGCCACAGAGCCTTCAGAACGTCTCTTGA
- the plsY gene encoding glycerol-3-phosphate 1-O-acyltransferase PlsY, with translation MWSLTVILLISYFLGSVPGALWSSKALHGVDIRNHGSHNCGATNAFRVVGWQAGALATVVDFGKGFLAAGVVASVIRIDPIPPSLSLFGGDPFVVLGLLAGLGAVIGHMYPIFARFEGGKGVNTAAGMLFALTPLTMAITLAVFVTVLLSSRYVSLSSITAAVAFPTLVAFRRFGFGADLDPSLLVFGGLLALSIVVAHRSNIQRLLNGTESQISSFEPAQGMRGRGEL, from the coding sequence ATGTGGTCGCTGACCGTCATACTGCTCATCAGTTATTTCCTGGGGTCCGTTCCCGGCGCGCTGTGGTCGAGCAAGGCCCTACACGGGGTGGACATCCGCAATCATGGAAGTCATAATTGCGGGGCCACCAATGCCTTCCGCGTCGTGGGGTGGCAGGCGGGCGCGCTGGCGACGGTCGTGGATTTTGGGAAGGGCTTCCTCGCGGCGGGCGTCGTGGCATCGGTGATCCGCATTGATCCCATCCCGCCCAGCCTGTCGCTGTTTGGGGGAGACCCGTTCGTGGTCTTGGGACTGCTCGCCGGACTTGGGGCGGTGATCGGTCACATGTATCCCATCTTTGCCCGGTTCGAGGGCGGGAAGGGCGTAAACACGGCCGCCGGGATGCTTTTTGCGCTCACGCCCCTCACCATGGCGATTACGCTTGCGGTCTTCGTGACGGTGTTGCTGTCCTCTCGCTACGTGTCGCTGTCCTCAATCACCGCCGCCGTGGCGTTTCCGACCCTTGTGGCCTTTCGCCGCTTCGGGTTTGGGGCCGACCTCGACCCGAGCCTGCTCGTCTTTGGGGGGCTCCTCGCGCTGTCCATTGTGGTGGCGCACCGGTCCAACATTCAGCGCCTCCTGAACGGCACCGAAAGCCAGATTAGCTCCTTCGAGCCGGCCCAGGGCATGCGGGGGCGTGGAGAACTTTGA
- the purM gene encoding phosphoribosylformylglycinamidine cyclo-ligase gives MTTYKEAGVDVEAGEETVDRIRSSVQETFTPGVLADIGAFGSFFEPDLEGMDEPVLVSSIDGVGTKLKVASRAERYDTVGQDLVNHCVNDVAVCGAQPLYFLDYYGVGALEPDTAEAVVGGFATACDENGCALVGGEIAEMPDVYGEGDFDLVGTVVGLVDKGEIVTGDEVAPGDVLLGLPSTGVHTNGYTLARSVLFDAFTVDDCPSELGGMSVGEALLRVHRSYLRPIRALAEAGLARGLAHITGGGLPNNLRRVVPDACAAVVDYDAWDRPSIFSLIQELGDVPEDDMRQTFNLGIGLVAVVRAEDVSRAVDKLEAVGESPIRMGRIDDAEASS, from the coding sequence ATGACAACCTATAAAGAGGCTGGTGTTGACGTTGAAGCCGGCGAAGAAACGGTCGACCGCATTCGGTCGAGCGTGCAAGAAACCTTTACGCCCGGCGTACTGGCCGACATTGGGGCCTTCGGGTCATTCTTCGAGCCGGACCTGGAGGGCATGGACGAGCCAGTGCTCGTCTCGTCCATCGATGGGGTGGGCACCAAGTTGAAGGTGGCGTCCCGCGCCGAGCGCTACGATACGGTAGGGCAGGATTTGGTGAACCACTGCGTAAACGACGTGGCCGTGTGTGGGGCCCAGCCCTTGTACTTTCTCGACTATTACGGGGTAGGCGCCCTTGAGCCCGACACGGCGGAGGCGGTCGTGGGGGGGTTCGCGACGGCCTGTGACGAGAATGGATGCGCGTTGGTGGGCGGAGAGATTGCGGAAATGCCGGATGTGTACGGCGAGGGCGACTTCGATCTGGTGGGGACGGTCGTCGGGCTCGTGGACAAGGGCGAGATCGTGACGGGGGACGAGGTAGCCCCCGGGGACGTGCTCCTCGGGCTGCCCTCGACCGGCGTCCACACCAACGGCTACACCCTCGCCCGGAGCGTTCTCTTCGACGCGTTCACCGTAGACGATTGCCCCTCCGAACTGGGAGGGATGTCGGTGGGAGAGGCGCTGCTTCGCGTTCACCGGTCGTACCTGCGCCCGATCCGAGCGCTCGCGGAGGCCGGTCTTGCCCGTGGACTCGCGCACATCACCGGTGGGGGGCTTCCGAACAATCTTCGCCGGGTGGTGCCGGACGCGTGTGCAGCGGTAGTCGATTACGACGCCTGGGATCGCCCGTCCATCTTCTCGTTGATTCAAGAGCTCGGGGATGTGCCGGAAGACGACATGCGGCAAACCTTTAACCTCGGGATCGGTCTGGTGGCTGTGGTGCGGGCGGAGGATGTATCTCGGGCCGTTGATAAACTGGAGGCGGTCGGCGAATCGCCGATCCGAATGGGCCGGATTGATGACGCAGAGGCCTCCTCCTAG
- a CDS encoding phytoene/squalene synthase family protein: MGDDHTTDLPRPFYDGWSARRRPAARAFWHWHSALKSPTVPAGQDVEAYFDEERARAEAAQPLRGMPEETASAAYEACETHDLTLDWLGAQVEAARLLVGKTRFQNSDQLETFVRLWAAPHARLLGHLAGLTNSVQTGWVDELARGFFHLTHLLRLPADLAQGRLFVPLEELRQYDVTVEQLRTGPATEGARRLLWKQSVRVRDALQRGRSLAEDLGVRKRYALLRYWHGALALLDELDRRDYDLWSAPVELSRFRRLEVYLLMLFGRR, from the coding sequence ATGGGTGACGATCATACGACGGATTTGCCCCGCCCGTTCTACGACGGTTGGTCTGCGCGCCGCCGCCCCGCGGCGCGGGCGTTTTGGCACTGGCACTCGGCCCTTAAGAGCCCGACGGTGCCAGCGGGCCAAGACGTGGAGGCCTATTTTGACGAGGAGCGAGCACGGGCGGAGGCGGCCCAGCCGCTCCGGGGAATGCCTGAAGAGACCGCGTCCGCCGCCTACGAGGCGTGTGAGACCCATGACCTGACCCTGGACTGGCTTGGGGCGCAGGTTGAAGCCGCACGTCTGCTCGTGGGGAAGACCCGCTTCCAAAACTCCGATCAGCTGGAGACCTTCGTCCGGCTCTGGGCCGCGCCCCATGCCCGTCTTCTTGGGCACCTGGCGGGCCTGACCAATTCTGTGCAGACTGGGTGGGTCGACGAACTGGCCCGTGGGTTTTTTCACCTGACGCATCTCCTCCGGCTGCCCGCCGACCTAGCACAGGGACGTCTCTTCGTGCCACTTGAAGAGCTCCGTCAGTACGATGTCACGGTGGAGCAGCTCCGAACGGGGCCGGCTACGGAGGGAGCCCGTCGGCTGCTCTGGAAGCAGAGTGTCCGGGTGCGCGACGCCCTGCAGCGAGGCCGATCGTTGGCCGAAGACCTTGGGGTTCGGAAGCGCTACGCTCTGCTTCGGTACTGGCACGGTGCCCTCGCTCTGCTGGACGAATTGGATCGACGTGATTACGACCTCTGGTCGGCCCCCGTCGAGTTGTCGCGATTCCGTCGGCTGGAGGTGTATCTGCTCATGCTCTTCGGCCGCCGATAG
- a CDS encoding aconitate hydratase, giving the protein MGKNVAEKLIDSHLADGSFEDVEVGKEIGLEMDQTLTQDATGTMVMLEFEAMGIPRVQTELSAQYVDHNLIQSDFKNPDDHLFLRSACKKFGAWYSRPGNGVSHPVHQERFGEPGKTLIGSDSHSPAAGAIGMLAIGAGGLDVAMAMAGKPYTINMPEVWGVKLTGELPDWVSAKDVILTMLERHDVDGGVGQVIEYYGPGLDSLSCMDRHVIANMGTELGATSTVFPSDDEVRAFLRRQGREEVFQEIQADEDADYDEYEEINLSELEPKIAKPSSPGNVVPVREVEGQEIYQSYVGSSANPGFRDFASAAEIVDGHQVHDRVSFDVNPTSRQILENLMNSGHLQMLTRAGARIHQAGCNGCIGMGQAPATGQISVRTVPRNFPGRSGTKEDAVFLVSPETAAASALTGEITDPRDLADLYDMEYPDAETPDQISVNTDQLVEPLSEEEAKNVDLEKGPNVVSLPEFEPLQNSFDLPVLLKVGDDVSTDEIMPAGSRILPYRSNIPKISEFVFEQVDESFFDRAMEHQENGFAVVGGTNYGQGSSREHAAIAPRWLGTRVKIAKSYARIHRQNLANFGILPLLFKDDESYDSIEQGDTLQLRNLRDQVQSGTDVEVTNADKDETYVVEHDLSDRELEMVLEGSQISVVKKEFAGVEA; this is encoded by the coding sequence ATGGGTAAAAATGTTGCAGAGAAGCTAATCGACAGCCATCTCGCTGACGGAAGCTTCGAGGACGTGGAGGTGGGGAAGGAAATCGGTCTCGAAATGGACCAGACCCTCACTCAGGACGCCACCGGCACGATGGTGATGCTGGAGTTTGAGGCGATGGGCATTCCCCGCGTCCAGACCGAGCTTTCGGCGCAGTACGTCGATCACAATCTCATTCAGTCCGACTTTAAGAACCCGGACGACCACCTCTTCCTGCGCAGCGCCTGCAAGAAGTTTGGCGCGTGGTACAGCCGCCCGGGCAACGGCGTGAGCCACCCGGTGCACCAGGAGCGGTTTGGAGAGCCGGGCAAGACGCTGATTGGCTCCGACAGTCACTCGCCCGCCGCGGGCGCCATCGGCATGCTCGCCATCGGGGCCGGCGGTCTCGATGTCGCCATGGCAATGGCCGGCAAGCCGTACACGATCAACATGCCGGAGGTCTGGGGTGTGAAGCTCACCGGGGAACTGCCCGACTGGGTAAGCGCAAAGGATGTCATCCTCACCATGTTGGAGCGTCACGACGTGGATGGAGGCGTGGGGCAGGTCATTGAGTATTATGGCCCAGGCCTTGACAGCCTCAGCTGCATGGACCGGCACGTCATCGCCAACATGGGGACGGAGCTGGGTGCGACCAGCACGGTCTTCCCGTCCGACGACGAAGTGCGGGCGTTCCTCCGCCGCCAGGGCCGCGAAGAGGTCTTCCAGGAGATCCAGGCCGACGAGGACGCCGACTACGACGAGTACGAAGAGATCAACCTTTCGGAGCTGGAGCCGAAGATCGCGAAGCCCAGCAGCCCGGGCAACGTCGTGCCGGTGCGAGAGGTGGAGGGTCAGGAGATCTACCAAAGCTACGTGGGTTCTTCCGCCAACCCTGGCTTCCGTGACTTCGCCAGCGCCGCCGAGATTGTGGATGGCCACCAGGTGCACGACCGGGTGTCCTTCGACGTGAACCCGACCTCGCGGCAGATCTTGGAGAACCTGATGAACTCCGGGCACCTCCAGATGCTGACCCGCGCCGGCGCCCGCATCCACCAGGCCGGCTGCAACGGCTGCATTGGCATGGGCCAGGCGCCCGCCACCGGTCAGATCTCGGTGCGCACGGTGCCCCGCAACTTCCCAGGCCGCTCCGGCACGAAGGAAGACGCGGTATTCCTCGTGAGCCCGGAGACGGCCGCTGCCTCGGCGCTCACCGGCGAGATTACCGACCCGCGCGATCTGGCAGACCTTTACGACATGGAGTATCCGGACGCGGAGACGCCGGATCAGATCAGCGTCAACACCGATCAACTCGTGGAGCCGCTGAGCGAGGAGGAGGCGAAGAACGTCGACCTCGAGAAGGGCCCGAACGTCGTTTCGCTGCCCGAGTTTGAGCCGCTTCAGAACTCGTTTGACCTGCCGGTTCTCTTGAAGGTGGGCGACGACGTTTCTACCGACGAAATCATGCCGGCTGGCTCACGCATTCTGCCCTACCGCTCCAACATCCCGAAGATTTCGGAGTTCGTCTTCGAGCAGGTCGATGAGAGCTTCTTCGACCGTGCCATGGAGCACCAAGAGAATGGCTTTGCCGTCGTCGGCGGTACGAACTACGGGCAGGGGTCGAGCCGGGAGCACGCCGCCATCGCGCCGCGCTGGCTCGGCACCCGCGTCAAGATTGCCAAGAGCTACGCCCGAATCCACCGGCAGAACCTGGCCAACTTCGGAATCCTGCCGCTCTTGTTCAAGGACGACGAGTCCTACGACAGCATTGAGCAGGGCGATACCCTGCAGCTCCGCAACCTGCGCGATCAGGTGCAGTCCGGAACGGACGTGGAGGTCACGAACGCAGACAAGGATGAGACCTACGTCGTGGAGCACGACCTGTCCGACCGAGAGCTCGAAATGGTGCTCGAGGGGAGCCAGATTAGCGTGGTAAAGAAGGAGTTCGCCGGCGTGGAAGCGTAA